In Deinococcus sedimenti, a single genomic region encodes these proteins:
- a CDS encoding ABC transporter ATP-binding protein — MDRGDAISGVTFKGKRPRDLADDAAVSVRGVRKSFRSPGGAETRVLDDIDLDIRRGEFFSLLGPSGCGKTTLLRILAGFEQPDAGAVLIGGQDMTGVPPHKRDVNTVFQSYALFPHMTVQDNVAFGLRMKGVPAAQIRGRVMQALERVRIADFAARRPDQLSGGQRQRVALARAIVNEPQVLLLDEPLSALDLKLRKELQVELANLQETLGMTFVFVTHDQEEALVMSDRIAVMNRGRVEQLGRAEDLYERPRTAFVANFLGSSNLIEGTVLSVDGKDATVQTVHGPLRTTHGEGLRPGQNVTLSVRPEKLRMERDDETEGNEIRARVDDIVYTGAENQYLLQAGGQQLVAFQLNADIGADEDFDYDEQVALYLPPDNLVVLEEA, encoded by the coding sequence GTGGACCGGGGTGACGCCATCAGCGGCGTGACCTTCAAGGGGAAGCGGCCGCGTGACCTCGCGGACGACGCGGCCGTCAGCGTGCGCGGCGTGCGCAAGAGCTTCCGCTCGCCGGGCGGCGCCGAGACGCGCGTGCTCGACGATATCGACCTCGATATTCGCCGCGGCGAGTTCTTCAGCCTGCTGGGGCCGTCCGGCTGCGGGAAGACGACGCTGCTGCGCATCCTGGCGGGCTTCGAGCAGCCCGACGCGGGCGCGGTGCTGATCGGCGGGCAGGACATGACCGGCGTGCCGCCCCACAAGCGGGATGTGAACACGGTGTTCCAGAGTTACGCGCTGTTCCCGCACATGACCGTGCAGGACAACGTGGCGTTCGGGCTGCGGATGAAGGGCGTACCTGCCGCGCAGATCCGGGGGCGGGTCATGCAGGCGCTGGAGCGGGTCCGCATCGCGGATTTCGCCGCGCGCCGTCCGGATCAGCTGTCCGGCGGGCAGCGGCAGCGGGTGGCGCTGGCCCGCGCCATCGTGAACGAACCGCAGGTGCTACTGCTCGACGAGCCGCTGTCGGCGCTGGACCTGAAGCTCCGCAAGGAGTTGCAGGTGGAGCTCGCGAACCTCCAGGAGACGCTGGGCATGACGTTCGTGTTCGTCACGCACGATCAGGAGGAGGCGCTGGTCATGAGTGACCGCATCGCCGTGATGAACCGGGGCCGCGTGGAGCAGCTGGGCCGCGCCGAGGACCTGTACGAGCGTCCGAGGACGGCGTTCGTGGCGAACTTCCTGGGCAGCAGCAACCTGATCGAGGGCACCGTCCTGAGCGTGGACGGCAAAGACGCCACCGTGCAGACCGTGCACGGCCCGCTGCGCACCACGCACGGTGAGGGCCTGCGCCCCGGTCAGAACGTCACGCTGTCCGTCCGCCCCGAGAAGCTGCGCATGGAACGCGACGACGAGACCGAAGGCAACGAGATCCGCGCCCGCGTGGACGACATCGTGTACACCGGCGCCGAGAACCAGTACCTCCTCCAGGCCGGCGGGCAGCAACTCGTCGCGTTCCAGCTGAACGCCGACATCGGCGCCGACGAGGACTTCGACTACGACGAACAGGTCGCCCTGTACCTACCGCCCGACAACCTCGTCGTGCTGGAAGAAGCGTGA
- a CDS encoding peptidoglycan-binding domain-containing protein: MSVRLPLLLTVLLAGCAAPSAPASLSPTPTLGAQSVLTWQALRQGDSGRDVVTLQYLLRHRGYTLSVDGAFGSGTDSAVRSFQSANGLTVDGIVGGNTWEKLIVTVRQGDSSNAVRAVQDQLRSGYGYTAVTVDGVFGSGTNTAVRDFQTKRGLSADGVVGLNTWHALVTGASTGGTGTTASLAQSILNTSRVTLGTSSSTTNGNPRQNMLDTAAGRAVTRGCASNANCGLTVYLKKSMLQGMYDMSRSNSFYVTSIAGGVHSTYSDHYAGLAFDIGIWNGVSLSSPNSAHTAARNACLAAGSDPGQTFNAYYDPPGGHSNHVHCAWN, translated from the coding sequence ATGAGCGTCCGTCTTCCCCTGCTTCTCACCGTGCTCCTGGCCGGCTGCGCCGCGCCCAGCGCCCCCGCCTCGCTGTCCCCCACGCCCACGCTGGGCGCGCAGTCCGTGCTGACGTGGCAGGCGCTGCGTCAGGGCGACAGCGGCCGCGACGTGGTCACGTTGCAGTACCTGCTGCGCCACCGCGGGTACACCCTGAGCGTGGACGGCGCGTTCGGGTCCGGCACGGACAGCGCCGTGCGGTCCTTCCAGAGCGCGAACGGCCTGACGGTGGACGGCATCGTGGGCGGCAACACCTGGGAGAAGCTGATCGTCACCGTGCGCCAGGGCGACAGCAGCAACGCCGTGCGGGCCGTGCAGGACCAGCTGCGCAGCGGGTACGGGTACACGGCCGTGACCGTGGACGGCGTGTTCGGGTCCGGCACGAACACGGCCGTGCGGGACTTCCAGACCAAACGCGGCCTGAGCGCCGACGGCGTGGTGGGCCTGAACACCTGGCACGCCCTGGTGACCGGCGCCAGCACCGGCGGGACGGGCACGACGGCCAGCCTCGCGCAGAGCATCCTGAACACCAGCCGCGTGACGCTGGGCACGAGCAGCAGCACCACGAACGGCAACCCCCGGCAGAACATGCTGGACACCGCCGCCGGGCGGGCCGTCACGCGCGGCTGCGCCAGCAACGCCAACTGCGGCCTGACCGTGTACCTGAAGAAAAGCATGTTGCAGGGCATGTATGACATGTCCCGCAGCAACAGCTTCTATGTCACCTCTATTGCGGGTGGCGTGCATTCCACGTACTCGGACCACTACGCGGGGCTGGCGTTCGACATCGGTATCTGGAACGGCGTGAGTCTCAGCAGCCCGAACAGCGCCCACACGGCGGCGCGCAACGCGTGCCTCGCGGCGGGCAGCGATCCGGGGCAGACGTTCAACGCGTACTACGACCCGCCCGGCGGGCACAGCAACCACGTGCACTGCGCCTGGAACTGA
- a CDS encoding nucleoside hydrolase, with protein sequence MLPRVTKHPLPVILDGDPGLDDAVAWLLALGSPEDLRVLGVTTVHGNVSLDRTTRNAGVTLALAGAAADGVGVYVGADRPLVRPALTAAAVHGDSGLPAEGLPDPAREPEAEHAVDFIIRTVRALPGEVTMIPTGPLTNVALALRLAPDLAPMIREVVWMGGSTAQGNRTPAAEFNALADPHAAHVVFTSGVPLRMVGLNVTMQAVAGPGRIAALRALGTRAGAACAELLTFYADVYRRRYGLDGGALHDPLAVAAAIRPDLLDWQAMPVSVETTEGLNVGRTVCDLFGVTGQPANARVAVGVRDAEFFDLLLERVGRLP encoded by the coding sequence ATGCTGCCGCGCGTGACCAAGCACCCGCTGCCCGTGATTCTCGATGGTGACCCTGGCCTGGACGACGCGGTGGCGTGGCTGCTCGCGCTGGGCAGCCCGGAGGACCTGCGGGTGCTGGGCGTGACGACCGTGCACGGCAACGTGTCCCTGGACCGCACGACCCGCAACGCCGGGGTGACGCTGGCCCTGGCGGGCGCGGCGGCGGACGGGGTGGGCGTGTACGTGGGCGCGGACCGCCCGCTGGTGCGCCCGGCACTGACGGCGGCGGCCGTGCACGGGGATTCGGGCCTGCCCGCCGAGGGGCTGCCCGACCCGGCCCGCGAGCCGGAGGCCGAGCACGCCGTGGATTTCATCATCCGCACCGTGCGCGCCCTGCCGGGCGAGGTGACCATGATCCCCACCGGCCCGCTGACGAACGTGGCGCTGGCGCTGCGGCTGGCGCCGGACCTCGCGCCCATGATCCGGGAGGTCGTGTGGATGGGTGGTAGCACCGCGCAGGGCAACCGCACGCCGGCCGCGGAGTTCAACGCGCTGGCCGACCCGCACGCCGCGCACGTGGTGTTCACCAGCGGGGTGCCGCTGCGGATGGTGGGCCTGAACGTGACCATGCAGGCCGTCGCGGGTCCCGGGCGGATCGCGGCGCTGCGCGCCCTGGGCACCCGCGCGGGGGCCGCGTGCGCCGAGCTGCTGACGTTCTACGCGGACGTGTACCGCCGCCGCTACGGCCTGGACGGCGGGGCGCTGCACGACCCGCTGGCGGTGGCTGCCGCGATCCGCCCGGACCTGCTGGACTGGCAGGCGATGCCCGTCAGCGTGGAGACCACCGAGGGGCTTAACGTGGGCCGGACCGTCTGCGACCTTTTCGGGGTGACCGGTCAGCCTGCCAACGCGCGGGTGGCGGTGGGCGTGCGCGACGCCGAATTCTTCGACCTGCTGCTCGAACGCGTGGGCCGCCTGCCCTGA
- the map gene encoding type I methionyl aminopeptidase, protein MSRVPLKSAREIDIMRRAGALVADTFRILAPFVKPGVTLKELDRLAEEHIRKAGAIPAYVGYGPKNNPFPGTICASVNEVICHGIPDARELKDGDIIGVDIGVLLDGYYGDACTTYTVGQVSAEVQGLVDTTRESLHSALELVKPGARLGDIGHAIQSLAEARGYGVVREYTGHGIGKRLHEEPTVLHYGARYTGLKLQPGMVFTIEPMINLRRPETRLLADGWTVVTADGSPSAQFEHTVVVTAKGHEILTV, encoded by the coding sequence ATGAGCCGCGTGCCCCTGAAATCCGCCCGTGAAATCGACATCATGCGCCGCGCGGGCGCGCTCGTCGCCGACACCTTCCGCATCCTCGCGCCGTTCGTGAAACCCGGCGTGACCCTCAAGGAACTTGACCGCCTGGCCGAGGAACACATCCGCAAGGCTGGCGCGATTCCCGCGTACGTCGGGTACGGCCCGAAGAACAACCCCTTCCCCGGCACGATCTGCGCCAGCGTGAACGAGGTCATCTGCCACGGCATCCCCGATGCCCGCGAACTGAAGGACGGCGACATCATCGGCGTGGACATCGGCGTGCTGCTCGACGGGTATTACGGGGACGCCTGCACGACCTACACGGTCGGGCAGGTCAGCGCGGAGGTGCAGGGCCTCGTGGACACCACCCGCGAGTCCCTGCACAGCGCACTGGAACTGGTCAAACCCGGCGCGCGCCTGGGGGACATCGGCCACGCCATCCAGAGCCTCGCGGAGGCGCGCGGGTACGGCGTGGTGCGCGAGTACACCGGGCACGGCATCGGCAAACGACTGCACGAGGAACCCACCGTCCTCCACTACGGCGCGCGCTATACCGGCCTGAAACTCCAGCCGGGCATGGTGTTCACCATCGAACCCATGATCAACCTGCGCCGCCCCGAGACGCGCCTCCTCGCGGACGGCTGGACGGTCGTCACGGCCGACGGCAGCCCCAGCGCGCAGTTCGAGCACACCGTGGTCGTCACCGCGAAGGGCCACGAGATCCTGACGGTGTGA
- the pulA gene encoding pullulanase-type alpha-1,6-glucosidase: MKRLATLLTVALSASAAAQTSLPADTARVHYQRADGAYAGWGLHLWEDTIAQVTWDKPLTQSGRDDFGAYYDIPLKPGAQKVGFIMHKGDDKDPGADLWFDLSRGRELFLKSGSANVAYAKAGPFTVDASKAPVAQAAPAAPAAAPAATSAAQPIPKNVLRVRYVRPDGKYDGWGLHAWEDTTAQVEWSKPLPPTGVDAGGAYWDLPLKDGAAKVGFIVHKGDEKDPGADMFADLTKGNEVTVTSGKAEFAYGAPAVLSDPPVPAGVARINYYRPDGKYDGWGLHAWEDTTAQVEWSKPLTPTGTNSFGVYWDVPMKTDWKKLGFIIHSGDNKDPGPDQMLTSDMGNQAWIVSGNATVNTTRPDTSVRTVGDLTRAQAVMLSRDLIAVKPEFVQPGAFLTLHAARGGGLKLSAVGVDGGDSLTLEEVEGGLSAALKAKAPYLSGYALLRVRPEDAARIGTVLQGQVAVSSVMPDGTVLDATGVQTAWALDDLFAYDGALGAQWQGNTPTLRLWAPTAQDVKLRLTVPGGQETVVPMTRDAKGVWTVRGAQNWRGAAYRYEVKVYAPSTGKVETNLVTDPYSVALTRNSTRSVLVDLNDPATKPQAWDALKKPALRSASDLSFYELHLRDFSAADSTVPAAQRGTYLAFTQAASDGVKHLKALANAGLKAVHLLPTFDIATIEEDKAAWKSTGDLSKFAPNSDEQQKAVTAVKDQDAYNWGYDPYHYMVPEGSYAVNPDQRTLEYRRMVAALNGMGLRVVQDVVFNHTAASGQADRSVLDRIVPGYYHRLNANGVVENSTCCSNTATEHVMMRKLMVDTLVLMAKAYKVDGFRFDLMGHHMVADMQAARRALDALTVQKDGVDGKSIYLYGEGWDFGEVQGNRRGTNATQLNLFGQGIGTFNDRLRDAVRGGNPFGGLQEQGFATGLFVLPNGQPVNADRAKALRLADQVRIGLTGNLRDYRFTDATGKTVKGSEIGYNGAPAGYAASPREAITYVSAHDNQTLFDAILLKAPASATPAQRTRMQNVANSVVLLGQGLPFSYAGDEMLRSKSFDTDSYNSGDWFNTLDYTGKSNGFGKGLPPAEKNAANWDLYRGLLGNAALKVSSTDVKRAFDHYQEMLRVRYSSTLFRMETGAQVQQGLTFLNVGPQQQPGVIAMKLSGAVSPTNPYRNVVVVFNATGQNVTLSDAALTGLNLSLHPALAASTDATVKTSRASGNSVTVPALTTAVFVGK; the protein is encoded by the coding sequence ATGAAACGACTGGCGACCCTTCTGACGGTCGCGCTGTCTGCTTCGGCAGCAGCGCAAACATCCCTGCCTGCCGACACCGCGCGGGTCCACTACCAGCGCGCCGACGGCGCGTACGCAGGCTGGGGCCTGCACCTCTGGGAGGACACCATCGCCCAGGTCACCTGGGACAAACCGCTGACCCAGAGCGGCAGGGACGACTTCGGCGCGTACTACGACATTCCCCTGAAACCCGGCGCGCAGAAGGTGGGCTTCATCATGCACAAGGGGGACGACAAGGACCCGGGGGCGGACCTGTGGTTCGACCTGAGCCGGGGCCGCGAACTGTTCCTGAAGTCCGGCAGCGCGAACGTCGCCTACGCGAAGGCCGGGCCGTTCACGGTGGACGCCAGCAAGGCGCCGGTGGCACAGGCGGCCCCCGCCGCTCCGGCAGCAGCCCCGGCGGCCACGTCGGCCGCGCAGCCCATCCCGAAGAACGTCCTGCGCGTGCGCTACGTCCGCCCGGACGGCAAGTACGACGGGTGGGGTCTGCACGCCTGGGAGGACACCACCGCCCAGGTCGAGTGGAGCAAACCCCTCCCTCCCACCGGCGTAGACGCGGGCGGCGCGTACTGGGACCTGCCCCTCAAGGACGGCGCGGCGAAGGTCGGGTTCATCGTGCACAAGGGTGACGAGAAGGACCCGGGCGCCGACATGTTCGCCGACCTGACCAAGGGGAACGAGGTGACCGTCACGAGCGGCAAGGCCGAGTTCGCGTACGGCGCGCCCGCCGTGCTCAGCGACCCGCCCGTCCCGGCCGGCGTGGCCCGCATCAACTACTACCGCCCGGACGGGAAGTACGACGGGTGGGGCCTGCACGCCTGGGAAGACACCACCGCGCAGGTCGAGTGGAGCAAACCCCTGACACCCACGGGCACGAATTCGTTCGGCGTGTACTGGGACGTGCCCATGAAGACCGACTGGAAGAAGCTGGGGTTCATCATCCACAGCGGCGACAACAAGGACCCCGGCCCGGACCAGATGCTCACGAGTGACATGGGCAACCAGGCGTGGATCGTCAGTGGCAACGCGACCGTGAACACCACCCGCCCGGACACCAGCGTCCGCACGGTGGGCGACCTGACGCGCGCGCAGGCGGTGATGCTGTCGCGTGACCTGATCGCGGTGAAGCCGGAGTTCGTGCAGCCCGGCGCGTTCCTGACGCTGCACGCTGCGCGCGGCGGCGGCCTGAAACTGTCGGCGGTCGGGGTGGACGGCGGCGACAGCCTGACCCTGGAGGAAGTCGAGGGGGGCCTGAGCGCCGCACTGAAGGCGAAAGCGCCGTACTTGAGCGGGTACGCGCTGCTGCGGGTGCGGCCCGAGGACGCCGCGCGCATCGGGACAGTGTTGCAGGGTCAGGTGGCGGTGAGCAGCGTCATGCCGGACGGCACGGTCCTCGACGCGACCGGCGTGCAGACCGCCTGGGCGCTGGATGACCTGTTCGCGTACGACGGCGCGCTGGGCGCGCAGTGGCAGGGCAACACCCCGACGCTGCGGCTGTGGGCGCCGACCGCGCAGGACGTCAAATTACGCCTGACCGTCCCTGGTGGTCAGGAGACGGTCGTGCCGATGACCCGCGACGCGAAGGGCGTCTGGACCGTCAGGGGCGCGCAGAACTGGCGCGGCGCCGCCTACCGCTACGAGGTGAAGGTGTACGCCCCCTCGACCGGGAAGGTCGAGACGAACCTCGTGACCGACCCGTATTCGGTGGCGCTGACGCGGAACAGCACCCGCTCGGTGCTCGTGGACCTGAACGATCCGGCCACCAAGCCCCAGGCGTGGGACGCGCTGAAGAAACCCGCGCTGCGCTCCGCGAGTGACCTGAGCTTCTACGAACTGCACCTGCGGGACTTCAGCGCGGCGGACAGCACCGTTCCGGCGGCGCAGCGCGGCACTTACCTCGCGTTCACGCAGGCGGCCAGCGACGGCGTGAAGCACCTGAAGGCCCTGGCGAACGCCGGGCTGAAGGCGGTGCACCTGCTGCCCACCTTCGACATCGCCACCATCGAGGAGGACAAGGCGGCGTGGAAGTCCACGGGAGACCTGTCCAAGTTCGCGCCGAACAGCGACGAGCAGCAGAAGGCCGTGACCGCCGTGAAGGACCAGGACGCGTACAACTGGGGCTACGACCCGTACCACTACATGGTGCCGGAAGGCAGTTACGCCGTGAACCCCGATCAGCGGACCCTGGAGTACCGCCGGATGGTCGCCGCTCTGAACGGCATGGGGCTGCGCGTCGTGCAGGACGTGGTGTTCAACCACACGGCCGCCAGTGGACAGGCGGACCGCAGCGTACTGGACCGGATCGTGCCCGGTTACTACCACCGCCTGAACGCGAACGGCGTGGTGGAGAACAGCACCTGCTGCTCGAACACCGCCACAGAGCACGTCATGATGCGCAAACTCATGGTGGACACGCTGGTCCTGATGGCGAAGGCGTACAAGGTGGACGGTTTCCGCTTCGACCTGATGGGCCACCACATGGTCGCCGACATGCAGGCCGCCCGCCGCGCCCTGGACGCCCTGACCGTGCAGAAGGACGGCGTCGACGGCAAGAGCATCTACCTCTACGGCGAGGGCTGGGACTTCGGCGAGGTGCAGGGCAACAGGCGAGGCACGAATGCCACGCAGCTGAACCTGTTCGGGCAGGGCATCGGGACCTTCAACGACCGCCTGCGCGACGCGGTGCGCGGCGGGAACCCCTTCGGCGGCCTGCAGGAGCAGGGCTTCGCCACCGGGCTGTTCGTGCTGCCCAACGGCCAGCCCGTGAACGCGGACAGGGCCAAGGCGCTGCGTCTGGCGGATCAGGTGCGGATCGGACTGACCGGCAACCTGCGCGACTACCGCTTCACGGACGCGACCGGTAAGACCGTGAAGGGCTCCGAGATCGGCTACAACGGCGCGCCCGCCGGGTACGCCGCCAGCCCCCGCGAGGCGATCACGTACGTCAGCGCGCACGACAACCAGACGCTGTTCGACGCGATCCTCCTGAAAGCCCCCGCCAGCGCCACCCCCGCCCAGCGGACCCGCATGCAGAACGTCGCGAACAGCGTCGTGCTGCTCGGGCAGGGTCTGCCGTTCAGTTACGCCGGTGACGAGATGCTGCGCTCCAAGAGCTTCGACACCGACAGCTACAACAGCGGCGACTGGTTCAACACGCTGGACTACACCGGCAAGAGCAACGGCTTCGGGAAGGGCCTGCCGCCTGCCGAGAAGAACGCCGCGAACTGGGACCTGTACCGCGGCCTGCTGGGGAACGCCGCCCTGAAGGTCAGCTCGACCGACGTGAAGCGCGCCTTCGACCACTACCAGGAGATGCTGCGCGTCCGGTACTCCAGCACGCTGTTCCGCATGGAGACGGGGGCGCAGGTGCAGCAGGGCCTGACGTTCCTGAACGTGGGACCGCAGCAGCAGCCGGGCGTGATCGCCATGAAGCTCAGCGGCGCCGTGAGCCCCACCAATCCCTACCGCAACGTGGTCGTCGTGTTCAACGCGACCGGCCAGAACGTCACCCTCAGCGACGCGGCCCTGACCGGCCTGAACCTCAGCCTGCATCCCGCGCTGGCCGCCAGCACGGACGCGACCGTCAAGACCAGCCGCGCCAGCGGGAACAGCGTGACGGTGCCCGCACTGACGACCGCCGTGTTCGTCGGGAAGTAA
- a CDS encoding DUF3592 domain-containing protein, with the protein MSRSPRRPRPGYPALPLLLLFVGAVLLGFGVWQSGQSLRAAGWPVATGTVTRSQAVPAGRLAERRGWRPEVQYTYRADGLTYRGERLNFFRLNTTSLRGARRILERYPVGQPVAVHYDPRRPSRSVLQVGLGLSWPLWLLGAASLTLGGAVWWAGRGGERWGGQGWLPR; encoded by the coding sequence ATGTCCCGTTCCCCGCGCCGTCCCCGCCCCGGCTATCCGGCCCTGCCGCTGCTCCTGCTGTTCGTCGGGGCGGTCCTGCTGGGCTTCGGCGTGTGGCAGTCCGGGCAGTCGCTGCGGGCGGCGGGCTGGCCGGTAGCGACCGGCACGGTCACGCGGTCGCAGGCGGTCCCGGCTGGCCGCCTGGCCGAGCGGCGCGGCTGGCGTCCAGAGGTGCAGTACACCTACCGTGCCGACGGGCTGACGTACCGCGGCGAGCGCCTGAACTTCTTCCGATTGAACACCACCTCGCTCCGGGGCGCGCGTCGGATCCTGGAGCGCTACCCGGTCGGTCAGCCGGTGGCGGTGCACTACGACCCCCGGCGGCCGTCCCGCAGCGTCTTGCAGGTGGGGCTGGGCCTGTCCTGGCCGCTGTGGCTGCTGGGCGCGGCGTCACTGACGCTGGGCGGCGCGGTCTGGTGGGCCGGGCGCGGCGGCGAACGCTGGGGCGGACAGGGGTGGCTGCCGAGGTGA
- a CDS encoding peptidoglycan recognition protein family protein yields the protein MNNLHRRDVLRLGLLASASAALASCGVPLTRVPERLNSLAVAAPGVSTCAAWLAQPATAPIVMLAARPTRILVHHTASANTTDLSQAQAFSLARTIQQSHFSRGWIDSGQQFTISRGGYVLEGRHRSLEAAQGGAQHVQGAHCDGQNDVAVGIENEGTYMTVSPPGGQYSALVGLCAWLCQQYGIPATELYGHRDFNNTNCPGDVLYAKLPQLRADVAARLGVQVRIWPTTKTGMTGERVRSAQRLLIAAGQTLTADGSYGSGTARAVSAFQAGVALTADGLIGSATWERLIRTVRRGDSGPAVQAAQGQLAARGYAVTVDGAFGPATETAVKSFQTSRGLSADGVVGPNTWLALES from the coding sequence ATGAACAACCTCCACCGACGCGACGTGCTGCGCCTGGGTCTCCTGGCGAGCGCCAGTGCCGCCCTGGCCAGCTGCGGCGTTCCCCTGACCCGCGTGCCCGAGCGGCTGAACTCCCTGGCGGTGGCCGCGCCGGGCGTCTCGACCTGCGCGGCGTGGCTGGCGCAGCCCGCGACCGCTCCCATCGTGATGCTCGCGGCGCGGCCCACGCGCATCCTGGTGCACCACACGGCCAGCGCGAACACCACGGACCTGTCGCAGGCACAGGCGTTCAGTCTGGCCCGGACCATCCAGCAGAGTCACTTCTCGCGCGGGTGGATCGATTCCGGGCAGCAGTTCACGATCAGTCGCGGCGGGTACGTCCTGGAGGGCCGCCACCGCAGCCTGGAGGCCGCGCAGGGCGGCGCGCAGCACGTGCAGGGCGCGCACTGCGACGGGCAGAACGACGTGGCGGTCGGCATCGAGAACGAGGGCACGTACATGACCGTCTCGCCGCCGGGCGGGCAGTACAGCGCGCTGGTGGGCCTGTGCGCGTGGCTGTGCCAGCAGTACGGCATTCCCGCCACGGAACTGTACGGGCACCGGGACTTCAACAACACGAACTGCCCCGGCGACGTGCTGTACGCGAAACTCCCGCAACTGCGCGCGGACGTCGCGGCGCGGCTGGGCGTGCAGGTCCGCATCTGGCCCACCACGAAGACCGGCATGACCGGTGAGCGGGTCCGCAGCGCGCAGCGCCTGCTGATCGCCGCCGGGCAGACCCTGACGGCGGACGGCAGTTACGGCAGCGGCACCGCCAGAGCCGTCAGTGCGTTCCAGGCGGGGGTGGCCCTCACGGCGGACGGCCTGATCGGGTCAGCCACCTGGGAACGCCTGATCCGCACGGTCCGCCGGGGGGACAGCGGCCCGGCGGTGCAGGCGGCGCAGGGGCAGCTCGCGGCGCGCGGGTACGCGGTCACGGTGGACGGCGCGTTCGGTCCCGCCACCGAGACTGCCGTGAAGTCGTTCCAGACGAGCAGAGGGCTCTCGGCGGACGGCGTGGTCGGCCCGAACACCTGGCTGGCGCTGGAAAGCTGA
- a CDS encoding pentapeptide repeat-containing protein, whose product MTRAAAPTPPKFPRGGVRAPSPDQLEDEATLRGALFEGGDWPALAALHSVTFAGCVFRRVNLTGSTWERVRLLDVRFEDCDLSGARWTDVSLERAEVTGSRLLGLQAAGVRLRHIRLTRVHAPLSFWQRADALHLHLSGCDLSEASFMEAKLPGAVVRDCRLHRTDLRGAQLDGADLRGSALGGLRAGAADLQGVMVEAAQVLDLAHLLGVTVEDLPGDA is encoded by the coding sequence GTGACCAGGGCAGCCGCGCCGACCCCCCCGAAATTCCCACGTGGTGGCGTCCGCGCGCCCAGCCCCGACCAACTTGAGGACGAGGCGACCCTGCGCGGCGCGCTGTTCGAGGGGGGCGACTGGCCCGCCCTGGCCGCGCTGCACAGTGTCACCTTCGCCGGGTGCGTGTTCCGCCGCGTGAACCTCACCGGCAGCACCTGGGAGCGCGTGCGGCTGCTGGACGTCCGCTTCGAGGACTGCGACCTCAGCGGCGCGCGCTGGACGGACGTCAGTCTGGAACGGGCCGAGGTCACGGGCTCGCGCCTGCTGGGCCTTCAGGCTGCCGGGGTGCGCCTGCGGCACATCCGCCTGACCCGCGTGCACGCGCCCCTGAGCTTCTGGCAGCGCGCCGACGCCCTGCACCTCCACCTGAGCGGCTGCGACCTCAGCGAGGCCAGCTTCATGGAGGCGAAACTGCCCGGAGCCGTGGTGCGCGACTGCCGCCTGCACCGCACCGACCTGCGGGGCGCGCAGCTGGACGGCGCGGACCTGCGCGGTAGCGCCCTGGGTGGACTGCGCGCCGGGGCCGCTGACCTGCAGGGCGTCATGGTGGAGGCCGCGCAGGTGCTCGACCTCGCGCACCTGCTGGGCGTGACCGTCGAGGACCTGCCCGGCGACGCGTAG
- a CDS encoding M55 family metallopeptidase — translation MTERRVVISVDMEGVTGVSSWVQVSPPEFGGLVSGAEYERARERMTLEAAAAAQGALDAGATDVLVNDSHDTMRNLIPELLPDGVRFTSGNDKPLSMVQGVQEPGVVGLLFVGYHARAGSVRGPLAHTWNGFIRDVVVNGVSTGEYGLNALLAGHYGVPVLFASGDDVAMGEITAELGSGVVTVTVKEGLSAFAAAHLHPREAQRRIRDGARRAVEAAGEATPYVTRWPAHAQVSFNHQARADACERVPGVTRVDAVTVGWHSPDAYHLFQTFRMLAKVAEVRLDG, via the coding sequence ATGACCGAACGGCGAGTGGTGATCAGCGTGGACATGGAGGGCGTGACCGGGGTCTCGAGCTGGGTGCAGGTCAGCCCCCCGGAATTTGGCGGGCTGGTCAGCGGCGCGGAGTACGAACGCGCCCGTGAACGCATGACGCTGGAGGCGGCCGCCGCCGCGCAGGGCGCACTGGACGCCGGGGCGACGGACGTGCTCGTGAACGACAGTCACGACACCATGCGCAACCTCATCCCGGAACTGCTGCCGGACGGGGTGCGCTTCACGAGCGGGAACGACAAGCCGCTGAGCATGGTGCAGGGCGTGCAGGAGCCCGGTGTGGTGGGCCTGCTGTTCGTGGGCTACCACGCGCGCGCCGGGAGTGTGCGCGGGCCGCTGGCGCACACCTGGAACGGCTTCATCCGGGACGTGGTCGTGAACGGGGTCAGCACCGGCGAGTACGGCCTGAACGCCCTGCTGGCCGGACATTACGGCGTACCGGTCCTGTTCGCGTCCGGGGACGACGTGGCCATGGGTGAGATCACGGCGGAACTGGGGTCCGGGGTGGTCACGGTGACCGTGAAGGAGGGCCTGAGCGCCTTCGCGGCGGCGCACCTGCACCCGCGCGAGGCGCAGCGCCGCATCCGCGACGGGGCGCGCCGGGCGGTGGAAGCGGCGGGAGAGGCGACACCCTACGTGACCCGCTGGCCCGCGCACGCGCAGGTCAGTTTCAACCACCAGGCCCGCGCGGACGCCTGCGAGCGCGTTCCCGGCGTGACCCGAGTGGACGCCGTCACGGTCGGGTGGCACAGCCCGGACGCATACCACCTGTTCCAGACGTTCCGCATGCTCGCCAAGGTGGCCGAGGTCCGGCTGGACGGCTGA